From a single Brassica oleracea var. oleracea cultivar TO1000 chromosome C5, BOL, whole genome shotgun sequence genomic region:
- the LOC106292696 gene encoding DCN1-like protein 4, giving the protein MRRSAASSKKKSDSITSSTTDLFRSASSKATTKEMDRIDHLFNQYANTSSNLIDPEGIEELCSNLEVPHTDIRILMLAWKMKSEKQGYFTQEEWRRGLKALRADTLNKLKKALPELEKEVRRQTNFADFYAYAFRYCLTEEKQKSIDIETICQLLEIVMGSTFRPQVDYFVEYLKIQNDYKVINMDQWMGFYRFCNEISFPEMTEYNPELAWPLVLDNFVEWIREKQA; this is encoded by the exons ATGCGTCGTTCTGCTGCATCATCGAAGAAGAAATCGGATTCAATCACATCTTCCACCACGGATCTCTTTCGCTCAG CTTCGAGTAAGGCGACGACTAAAGAGATGGATCGAATAGACCATTTGTTTAATCAGTACGCCAACACATCTTCCAATCTCATTGA TCCTGAAGGAATAGAGGAGCTCTGTTCCAATTTGGAAGTGCCTCATACTGATATCAGAATCTTGATGCTTGCTTG GAAAATGAAATCTGAGAAACAAGGCTACTTTACACAG GAGGAGTGGAGAAGAGGCCTTAAGGCTTTAAGAGCTGATACACTTAATAAACTGAAGAAAGCCCTTCCCGAGCTTGAGAAAGAG GTCAGGAGGCAAACAAATTTTGCAGATTTCTATGCTTATGCCTTCCGCTATTGCTTAACAG AGGAAAAGCAGAAGAGCATAGACATTGAGACTATATGTCAACTCCTGGAGATCGTCATGGGATCTACATTCCGACCCCAAGTTGACTACTTTGTCGAGTATTTAAAG ATCCAAAACGACTACAAAGTCATAAACATGGATCAATGGATGGGCTTTTACAGGTTCTGCAATGAG ATAAGTTTCCCGGAGATGACGGAATACAATCCAGAGCTTGCATGGCCATTGGTTCTCGACAATTTTGTTGAGTGGATTCGTGAAAAACAAGCCTGA
- the LOC106295024 gene encoding uncharacterized protein LOC106295024, producing the protein MASLLARRQRRLQSNPSLTRFFSNSSSDPPPQSAEKPSQSPPPPSSQSPSSYSSPFADIKSTLKQKIQQEQERKPFAGSSDAQAPNRGSSSTFSDHKSRGSLQDLGINLAKFQRRSTAAPPPRDSSQSRPHISFEALYKQNMVADPPNRKGEEIDSSNLWENLKTLKSKSNALNNGEMKGVSFRSFKSTLKGNAGRGGEALPASIFGKEMEGETEEMTTEFLKIYREDELGEKLRRLRPEGKKEEGWFSLQELNERLVKLRQVEEKEVYNQRGNVSVIRNVIGTFRNEAAINEAISQQNQDIMGYLDGTPEYKLYPPKDDLVDTYFHTDNLSSAEKMKIELTKVREDFKMSESDCGSARVQVAQLTTKIKHLSSALHKKDKHSRKGLFAMVQKRKKLLKYLRRTDWDSYCLVLSKLSLRDNPDYKF; encoded by the exons ATGGCGTCTCTTCTCGCCAGACGTCAACGAAGGCTCCAATCAAACCCATCTCTCACTCGTTTCTTCTCCAACTCCTCATCAGACCCACCTCCCCAATCCGCTGAAAAACCCTCCCAGTCACCGCCACCACCGTCTTCTCAGTCTCCATCGTCGTACTCTTCTCCCTTCGCCGACATCAAGTCCACTCTGAAGCAGAAAATACAGCAGGAGCAAGAGAGAAAGCCATTCGCTGGATCCTCCGACGCCCAAGCTCCGAATCGCGGATCGAGTAGTACATTCTCCGATCACAAGTCACGCGGGTCTCTACAGGATCTGGGAATCAACCTCGCCAAGTTCCAGCGTAGATCCACCGCCGCTCCACCTCCGAGGGATTCGTCGCAGTCTCGGCCGCACATTTCATTCGAGGCGCTCTATAAGCAGAACATGGTAGCGGATCCTCCGAATCGCAAAGGGGAGGAGATCGATTCGAGTAACTTATGGGAAAATTTGAAGACTTTGAAGTCAAAGTCCAACGCTTTGAACAACGGGGAGATGAAAGGAGTGTCCTTTCGAAGTTTCAAGAGCACTTTGAAGGGAAACGCCGGAAGAGGAGGAGAAGCTTTGCCGGCGTCAATCTTCGGGAAAGAAATGGAAGGTGAAACAGAGGAGATGACGACGGAGTTTCTAAAGATTTACAGGGAAGATGAGTTGGGTGAGAAGCTAAGGAGGCTTAGGCCAGAGGGGAAGAAGGAAGAAGGGTGGTTCTCGTTGCAGGAGTTGAATGAGAGGTTGGTTAAGCTAAGGCAAGTGGAGGAGAAAGAGGTTTATAATCAGCGTGGGAACGTGTCTGTAATCAGAAATGTTATTGGAACATTTCGGAATGAGGCAGCCATCAATGAAGCTATTTCCC AGCAGAATCAGGACATTATGGGATATTTGGATGGTACCCCTGAATACAAGCTTTATCCTCCAAAAGATGATCTTGTCGATACT TACTTCCACACAGATAATCTGTCATCTGCGGAGAAGATGAAAATCGAGCTCACGAAAGTCAGGGAAGATTTCAAGATGTCGGAATCTGATTGTGGCTCTGCACGAGTGCAAG TTGCGCAGCTCACTACTAAAATCAAGCATCTATCCTCTGCACTGCACAAAAAG GACAAGCACTCTCGAAAGGGACTTTTTGCTATGGTGCAGAAACGGAAGAAGCTGCTGAAATATCTAAGACGAACTGACTGGGATTCATACTGCCTTGTCCTGTCAAAACTCAGCCTTCGTGACAACCCGGATTACAAGTTCTAA
- the LOC106343482 gene encoding uncharacterized protein At2g39795, mitochondrial: protein MSRLLRHLRRTVISARLSPSFSYRNPRICLQPIQNSSFLIVPKFLSSASYVSEMRKSAFEGNILRLIRSEIQSELDHSPPLQPEDRFGPFTVDERPGEQWVSLRRKYGDTEDVKIEATMFDGSVPSSKSTSSDPEDVQLHITFVVNISKDGQTLEIMCSAWPDTIQISKFFVRKSSKNSPNAYVGPEFDEMEDELQDSVYQFLEERGISDDLAVFLHQYMKNKDKAEYIRWMETVKSYVEQK, encoded by the exons ATGTCTCGTCTCCTCAGACATCTTAGAAGAACAGTGATATCTGCTAGATTATCACCTTCGTTTTCCTACCGAAACCCTAGGATATGTCTTCAGCCAATTCAAAACTCTAGTTTCTTAATTGTTCCCAAGTTTCTAAGCTCGGCAAGTTACGTGTCGGAAATGAGGAAGTCGGCGTTCGAGGGTAACATCCTCCGATTAATTCGTTCTGAGATTCAGTCCGAGCTCGATCACTCTCCTCCCCTTCAG CCTGAGGACAGGTTTGGTCCATTCACGGTGGACGAGCGGCCAGGAGAGCAGTGGGTTAGCTTGAGAAGAAAATATGGGGACACGGAAGATGTTAAGATCGAAGCTACCATGTTTGATGGATCAGTTCCATCATCAAAATCTACAAGCAGTGACCCTGAAGATGTTCAGCTTCACATTACCTTCGTTGTCAACATCTCTAAGGACGGTCAGACCTTAGAGATCATGTGTTCTGCTTGGCCTGATACTATACAGATCTCCAAGTTCTTTGTTCGTAAAAGCAGCAAGAACTCACCTAATGCCTATGTTGGACCAGAATTCGA TGAAATGGAAGATGAACTTCAAGACTCGGTCTATCAATTTTTGGAGGAAAGAGGCATTAGCGATGATCTTGCTGTGTTCTTGCATCAGTACATGAAGAACAAAGATAAAGCAGAGTATATTAGATGGATGGAGACTGTCAAATCTTATGTTGAGCAAAAATAA
- the LOC106293941 gene encoding LOW QUALITY PROTEIN: acanthoscurrin-2 (The sequence of the model RefSeq protein was modified relative to this genomic sequence to represent the inferred CDS: substituted 3 bases at 3 genomic stop codons), which produces MVPGVPPRNRGGGEAVIPGAPPPKRGGVIVNGGXETEPPGTVGGGDKTNGRGGDGREEDNGGGRGAEGGGRGRTGVGVADGVGGGXVGNKGGNGGSIIGVGTNWITGATGVGGQGTGAGGAGAVVQTTQGXAGGGAGAETQVMQGAGGGDGVGVVTQVMQGTGGGGDGGGNGGGGQGTGIGGGGGDASTQVTHGGGGHGVTTGGGTGGGEIGGGKFCGGGKKGFSGQGTIGKFH; this is translated from the exons ATGGTTCCCGGAGTGCCACCGCGTAATAGAGGAGGAGGTGAAGCTGTGATTCCCGGAGCTCCACCACCTAAAAGAGGTGGTGTCATCGTAAATGGTGGCTGAGAAACTGAGCCGCCAGGTACTGTTGGTGGTGGAGATAAGACTAATGGAAGGGGTGGTGATGGAAGAGAAGAAGATAATGGTGGTGGAAGAGGAGCAGAAGGTGGCGGGAGGGGTAGAACTGGAGTAG GCGTTGCCGATGGTGTTGGTGGTGGCTGAGTTGGAAATAAAGGTGGTAATGGAGGGAGTATAATCGGTGTAGGGACAAATTGGATAACGGGTGCTACTGGTGTCGGTGGGCAAGGTACTGGTGCAGGTGGAGCCGGTGCCGTGGTGCAAACAACACAAGGCTGAGCAGGAGGCGGTGCCGGGGCTGAGACACAAGTAATGCAAGGCGCCGGGGGTGGAGACGGTGTCGGGGTTGTGACGCAAGTAATGCAAGGCACGGGAGGAGGAGGCGATGGTGGTGGCAATGGTGGAGGTGGGCAAGGAACGGGGATTGGCGGTGGTGGTGGTGATGCTTCTACACAAGTAACACACGGTGGTGGCGGGCATGGTGTGACAACCGGGGGTGGCACTGGTGGTGGTGAAATAGGCGGTGGTAAATTTTGCGGAGGAGGTAAGAAAGGGTTTTCAGGACAAGGCACAATTGGGAAGTTCCATTGA
- the LOC106294677 gene encoding LOW QUALITY PROTEIN: probable disease resistance protein At1g15890 (The sequence of the model RefSeq protein was modified relative to this genomic sequence to represent the inferred CDS: inserted 1 base in 1 codon), producing MGNCVSLDISCDQTLNHACGCLFGDGNYIHKMEANLKALEKAMQELEERRDDLLRRVVIEEDKGLQRLSQVQGWFSRVQCVGSQVNDLLEAKSTEAKRLCLFSYCSKKCITSCNYGKKVLNMLKEVEGLLAKGVFEVVAEKVPVPKVEKKHIQTTVGLDSMVEKAWNRLMKDDKRTLGLYGMGGVGKTTLLACINNRFFQVVNGFDVVMWVVVSKDLQNESVQEQILRRLCLDKEWKQETENERASRIKTILNRKKFVLLLDDLWSEIDLNKVGVPPPTGENGSKLVFTTRSKEVCKDMEIDDMMEVVCLSKNEAWELFQQKVGDNPIKSHHDVLPLARKIAEKCCGLPLALCVIGKAMASKETVQEWHHAINVLNSSSHEFPGMEEKILAILKFSYDSLKDEKVKMCFLYCSLFPEDYEIGKEKLIGYWIHEGFLDENRNEDGAKNQGYDIIGSLVHSHLLMHGVLTLTVKMHDVIREMALWIASKSKETFCARPGAHLGHIPKDIKWELVRKMSLMSNQIAEISCCAKCPKLSTLLLQNNKLVEISGEFFRFMPXLVILDLSRNFSLSGLPEEISNLGSLQYVNLSYTGLKSLPDGLKKLRRLIELNLEFTRELESVSGIATSVPNLQVLKLFCSRVCVDDILMKEIQLLEHLRILTATVEDVMILRSIQEVDRVARSIRSLCLSNMSAPVVVLNTIALGRLERFTIWNSKISEIKIECESNGTLQCPNSPGFKQLSAVHVVRLEGPRDLTWVMFAQSLKVLSVSGPSSIEEILNREKGMSIINAHPNIVVVPFEKLELLRASDLDELRSICWSPLDVPNLRQFYSQGCPKLPEANTECFRHVEREESV from the exons ATGGGAAACTGTGTATCGCTAGACATATCGTGTGATCAAACGTTGAATCACGCTTGTGGCTGCTTATTCGGTGATGGAAACTACATTCACAAAATGGAAGCAAACCTCAAGGCTCTGGAGAAAGCTATGCAAGAACTTGAAGAGAGACGAGATGATCTGCTAAGAAGAGTTGTCATAGAAGAAGATAAAGGTCTGCAACGGCTTTCTCAAGTCCAAGGATGGTTTTCAAGGGTACAATGTGTTGGATCCCAAGTCAACGACCTGCTTGAGGCAAAGTCAACCGAAGCTAAAAGATTGTGTCTATTTAGTTATTGTTCTAAGAAGTGCATAACAAGCTGCAACTACGGTAAAAAAGTTTTGAACATGTTAAAAGAAGTTGAAGGTCTTCTAGCTAAAGGAGTTTTTGAAGTGGTGGCTGAAAAAGTTCCTGTACCGAAGGTGGAGAAGAAGCATATCCAAACCACAGTTGGTTTGGACTCAATGGTGGAAAAGGCATGGAACAGACTCATGAAAGATGACAAAAGAACTTTGGGTCTTTACGGTATGGGGGGAGTGGGCAAAACTACACTCTTGGCTTGTATCAACAACAGATTCTTTCAAGTGGTTAATGGATTCGATGTTGTGATGTGGGTTGTGGTTTCTAAAGATTTGCAAAATGAAAGTGTTCAGGAGCAGATCTTGAGAAGGTTGTGCCTTGACAAGGAATGGAAACAAGAAACTGAGAATGAGAGAGCCTCTCGCATAAAGACTATTCTAAACCGAAAGAAGTTTGTTCTGCTGTTGGATGATTTATGGAGTGAGATAGATTTGAACAAGGTGGGAGTTCCACCACCAACCGGAGAAAATGGATCCAAGTTAGTTTTCACCACCCGTTCAAAGGAAGTTTGCAAAGACATGGAGATCGATGATATGATGGAAGTTGTTTGTTTGTCAAAGAATGAAGCATGGGAGCTGTTTCAACAGAAAGTTGGAGACAATCCTATAAAGAGCCATCACGATGTTCTTCCACTCGCAAGAAAAATTGCTGAGAAATGTTGTGGCTTGCCACTTGCACTATGCGTCATTGGCAAAGCCATGGCAAGTAAAGAGACTGTACAAGAATGGCATCATGCTATCAACGTTCTTAACTCGTCCAGCCACGAGTTTCCAGGGATGGAAGAGAAGATTCTTGCTATTTTGAAGTTCAGTTATGATAGTTTAAAGGATGAGAAAGTCAAAATGTGCTTCCTATATTGTTCTTTGTTCCCGGAAGATTATGAAATAGGGAAGGAGAAGTTGATAGGTTACTGGATTCACGAAGGGTTTCTTGATGAAAACAGAAACGAAGATGGAGCTAAGAATCAAGGTTATGATATAATTGGTTCCTTAGTTCATTCCCATCTACTGATGCATGGTGTCCTCACATTGACTGTGAAAATGCATGATGTGATACGCGAGATGGCTCTGTGGATAGCATCTAAGTCTAAAGAAACTTTTTGTGCTAGACCTGGTGCGCATTTAGGCCATATACCAAAAGACATCAAGTGGGAGCTTGTGAGAAAGATGTCTTTAATGAGCAACCAGATTGCAGAGATATCTTGCTGTGCCAAGTGCCCCAAGCTCTCAACCTTGTTACTCCAGAATAATAAGTTGGTGGAGATTTCAGGTGAATTCTTTCGGTTTATGC GACTTGTGATCTTAGATCTTTCGAGGAACTTTAGTCTTTCTGGATTACCAGAAGAGATTTCCAACTTAGGTTCCTTGCAATATGTAAACTTATCATACACAGGACTCAAATCGTTACCAGATGGTTTGAAGAAGCTGAGACGACTAATCGAGTTGAACCTGGAGTTCACTCGTGAACTTGAGAGTGTTTCCGGGATAGCAACAAGTGTTCCAAATCTTCAAGTGTTGAAACTGTTTTGCTCGAGAGTTTGCGTTGATGACATATTAATGAAAGAGATACAACTCTTGGAGCACTTGAGGATTTTAACAGCAACGGTAGAAGATGTCATGATTCTGAGAAGCATACAAGAAGTGGACAGGGTGGCGAGAAGTATTAGAAGCTTATGTCTCAGCAATATGTCAGCACCAGTTGTGGTATTAAACACTATAGCTCTGGGACGTCTTGAACGGTTTACAATATGGAACTCCAAAATCTCTGAGATAAAGATAGAATGTGAAAGCAATGGGACTCTTCAGTGTCCAAATTCTCCAGGCTTCAAGCAGCTTTCGGCTGTACATGTAGTCCGTTTAGAAGGTCCAAGGGATTTGACATGGGTAATGTTTGCTCAAAGTCTCAAGGTTCTATCTGTGTCAGGTCCATCAAGTATAGAAGAGATACTGAATAGAGAGAAAGGAATGAGTATTATCAATGCGCATCCAAATATTGTGGTGGTTCCTTTCGAAAAGCTTGAACTACTTAGAGCGAGTGATTTGGATGAACTGAGGTCAATCTGCTGGAGTCCTCTGGATGTTCCAAACCTGAGACAGTTTTACTCCCAAGGCTGTCCAAAGCTTCCCGAAGCTAACACCGAGTGTTTCAGACATGTGGAGAGAGAGGAAAGTGTTTAG
- the LOC106344407 gene encoding 36.4 kDa proline-rich protein gives PPPVDNFPLIPSPPEQTTPEFPPPDETIEPPIDQSTPSPVVLPVILPPPVEDFPPILPPPVQELPPILPPPVEDFPPILPPPVQELPPVFTTPPILQDPPTVPVFSTPPALGDFPPQTPVFTTPPEVTNPWLPPEQPPVTSIPTIPENPYPNPDMGSNQPVVQLPAPSWDSPPFNR, from the coding sequence CCACCACCAGTAGACAACTTTCCACTGATCCCATCGCCGCCTGAACAAACTACGCCAGAGTTTCCACCACCTGATGAAACAATCGAGCCACCAATTGACCAGTCAACACCATCGCCAGTAGTCCTCCCCGTGATTCTGCCTCCACCAGTTGAAGATTTTCCGCCCATTTTACCTCCACCGGTTCAAGAGTTGCCGCCTATTTTGCCTCCACCAGTTGAAGATTTTCCGCCCATTCTACCCCCACCGGTTCAAGAACTTCCACCGGTTTTCACAACACCTCCGATCTTGCAAGATCCACCGACAGTTCCAGTATTCTCCACACCACCAGCCTTAGGAGATTTCCCACCGCAAACTCCCGTCTTTACCACGCCACCGGAGGTAACGAATCCATGGCTACCGCCGGAGCAACCACCGGTTACGTCCATTCCAACAATACCGGAAAATCCATATCCAAACCCGGACATGGGTTCAAATCAACCGGTGGTTCAGCTTCCTGCACCCTCTTGGGATTCCCCGCCATTTAATCGCTGA
- the LOC106294681 gene encoding uncharacterized protein LOC106294681, translating to METTLFNDGEEDPWLAPDKFYHVIFCFTISLLFSTLASLSRYSFLRRHSIWIGSAFSLAAGAAKEAADQFGIFPSAGASARDAVADSVGVVIAALLLFIWKSRRSRPDPGQTRPILPI from the coding sequence ATGGAGACGACGCTGTTTAATGACGGTGAAGAAGACCCTTGGCTTGCTCCAGACAAATTCTACCATGTAATATTCTGCTTCACCATCTCTCTCCTCTTCTCAACTCTCGCTTCTCTCTCCCGCTACTCCTTCCTGCGGCGTCACTCCATCTGGATCGGATCTGCGTTCTCACTCGCCGCCGGTGCGGCTAAAGAAGCTGCCGATCAGTTCGGTATCTTCCCTTCCGCAGGTGCCTCCGCGAGAGACGCCGTCGCGGACTCCGTTGGAGTGGTCATCGCTGCTTTGCTTCTCTTCATTTGGAAATCTCGAAGATCACGTCCGGATCCGGGTCAAACCCGACCCATCCTGCCCATTTGA
- the LOC106292957 gene encoding ribonuclease 3-like protein 1 isoform X2 has translation MYLPPEDPSSPVPNASSISMTPKPRMVIQRCENGFKMRKLNDDVEEDNDSSKMESNIRHVEAENKLPVVSEPEAAAALVPHATKPETTEEEAQKVCAREQLYKLCGVRHWKAPLYTFFNQDGPDNTKLFKVEVSVEIKEVSGITVLECLGDPHNKKKIAAEQAAEVALWFLKNVGHTL, from the exons ATGTATCTCCCTCCTGAAGATCCCTCATCACCAGTTCCCAACGCTTCCTCTATCTCTATG ACACCAAAACCGAGGATGGTGATACAGAGATGCGAAAATGGGTTTAAGATGAGGAAGCTGAATGATGATGTTGAAGAAGACAACGACTCTTCAAAGATGGAGTCAAACATCAGACATGTAGAGGCTGAGAATAAGCTTCCTGTAGTTTCTGAACCAGAAGCAGCAGCAGCTTTAGTGCCTCATGCAACCAAGCCCGAAACTACTGAAG AAGAGGCTCAGAAAGTGTGTGCCAGAGAACAGTTGTATAAGCTATGTGGTGTGAGGCATTGGAAAGCACCATTGTATACGTTCTTCAACCAAGACGGCCCTGACAATACAAAACT ATTTAAAGTCGAAGTCAGTGTTGAAATCAAGGAAGTTTCAGGGATAACGGTACTGGAGTGTTTAGGGGATCCACACAACAAGAAGAAGATCGCAGCTGAGCAGGCAGCAGAAGTAGCCCTTTGGTTTCTCAAGAATGTGGGTCATACCCTTTAG
- the LOC106295025 gene encoding chlorophyll a-b binding protein CP24 10B, chloroplastic translates to MAMAVSGAVLSGLGSSFLAGGKRSAAALGNAGARRVGRKTLIVAAAAAQPKKSWIPAVKGGGNFLDPEWLDGSLPGDFGFDPLGLGKDPAFLKWYREAELIHGRWAMAAVLGIFVGQAWSGVPWFEAGADPRAIAPFSFGTLLGTQLLLMGWVESKRWVDFFNPDSQSVEWATPWSRTAENFANYTGDQGYPGGRFFDPLGLAGKSRDGVYEPDREKLERLKLAEIKHSRLAMLAMLIFYFEAGQGKTPLGALGL, encoded by the exons ATGGCGATGGCTGTCTCCGGAGCTGTGCTCAGCGGGCTTGGTTCTTCGTTCCTCGCCGGAGGCAAGAGGAGTGCCGCCGCGTTGGGAAACGCTGGAGCTCGGAGAGTTGGTCGGAAAACTCTGATTGTTGCTGCTGCGGCTGCTCAGCCCAAGAAATCGTGGATCCCCGCCGTTAAAGGTGGCGGCAACTTCCTTGACCCTGAATGGCTCGACGGCTC GCTACCCGGAGATTTCGGGTTCGACCCATTGGGTTTGGGAAAAGACCCGGCTTTTCTGAAATGGTACAGAGAGGCAGAGCTGATCCACGGCCGATGGGCGATGGCAGCTGTTCTTGGAATCTTCGTCGGCCAGGCATGGAGCGGCGTGCCATGGTTCGAAGCCGGAGCTGATCCACGCGCCATCGCGCCGTTCTCTTTCGGAACGCTTCTTGGGACCCAGCTGCTTCTCATGGGCTGGGTGGAGAGCAAACGGTGGGTGGACTTCTTCAACCCGGATTCTCAGTCTGTTGAGTGGGCGACCCCGTGGTCGAGGACCGCTGAGAATTTCGCTAACTACACTGGTGATCAAGGATATCCAGGTGGAAGATTCTTTGATCCGTTGGGTCTCGCCGGGAAGTCACGCGACGGTGTGTACGAGCCAGACAGGGAAAAGCTGGAGCGGTTGAAGCTTGCGGAGATTAAGCACTCGAGGCTCGCTATGCTTGCAATGTTGATCTTTTACTTTGAGGCTGGTCAGGGGAAAACGCCTCTAGGTGCCCTTGGTTTGTAA
- the LOC106343483 gene encoding Golgi SNAP receptor complex member 1-1, whose amino-acid sequence MDVPSSWDALRKQARKIEAQLDEQMHSYRRLVSTNKALTKSDGAESDLEAGIDLLLRQLQQVNAQMQAWVSSGGSEMVSHTLTRHQEILQDLTQEFYRHRSSLKAKQEHASLLEDFREFDRTRLDLEEGGGSTEQALLKEHVGINRNTAQMDGVISQAQATLGTLVFQRSTFGGINFKLSNVTSRLPTVNTILSAIKRKKSMDTIILSLVAAVCTFLILIYWLTK is encoded by the exons ATGGACGTTCCTAGCTCTTGGGATGCTTTACGCAAACAG GCTAGAAAGATTGAAGCTCAGCTCGACGAGCAGATGCATTCTTATCGCAGACTTGTTTCCACTAATAAAGCTTTGACAAAGTCGGATGGTGCAGAGAGTGATCTTGAAGCTGGGATTGACTTACTGCTAAGGCAACTTCAGCAAGTTAATGCGCAGATGCAAGCTTGGGTTTCTTCTGGTGGTTCCGAAATGGTTTCACATACTTTAACTCGACATCAAGAGATCCTTCAAGATCTCACACAG GAGTTTTATCGACACCGCTCAAGTCTTAAAGCAAAACAAGAGCATGCTTCACTTCTTGAGGACTTTAGAGAATTCGATCGGACTAGATTAGACTTAGAAGAAGGGGGTGGCTCTACAGAACAAGCCCTGCTCAAAGAGCATGTTGGAATCAACCGCAATACAGCGCAG ATGGATGGTGTCATTTCACAAGCTCAGGCAACGCTTGGTACACTCGTGTTTCAGCGTTCAACTTTTGGAGGCATCAACTTTAAGCTTAGCAATGTCACCAGCCGTCTGCCCACG GTGAACACTATTCTGTCAGCGATAAAGAGGAAAAAGTCGATGGATACAATCATTCTTTCACTCGTTGCGGCTGTATGCACTTTTCTCATACTCATCTACTGGCTAACCAAGTAG
- the LOC106292957 gene encoding ribonuclease 3-like protein 1 isoform X1: protein MYLPPEDPSSPVPNASSISMQTPKPRMVIQRCENGFKMRKLNDDVEEDNDSSKMESNIRHVEAENKLPVVSEPEAAAALVPHATKPETTEEEAQKVCAREQLYKLCGVRHWKAPLYTFFNQDGPDNTKLFKVEVSVEIKEVSGITVLECLGDPHNKKKIAAEQAAEVALWFLKNVGHTL from the exons ATGTATCTCCCTCCTGAAGATCCCTCATCACCAGTTCCCAACGCTTCCTCTATCTCTATG CAGACACCAAAACCGAGGATGGTGATACAGAGATGCGAAAATGGGTTTAAGATGAGGAAGCTGAATGATGATGTTGAAGAAGACAACGACTCTTCAAAGATGGAGTCAAACATCAGACATGTAGAGGCTGAGAATAAGCTTCCTGTAGTTTCTGAACCAGAAGCAGCAGCAGCTTTAGTGCCTCATGCAACCAAGCCCGAAACTACTGAAG AAGAGGCTCAGAAAGTGTGTGCCAGAGAACAGTTGTATAAGCTATGTGGTGTGAGGCATTGGAAAGCACCATTGTATACGTTCTTCAACCAAGACGGCCCTGACAATACAAAACT ATTTAAAGTCGAAGTCAGTGTTGAAATCAAGGAAGTTTCAGGGATAACGGTACTGGAGTGTTTAGGGGATCCACACAACAAGAAGAAGATCGCAGCTGAGCAGGCAGCAGAAGTAGCCCTTTGGTTTCTCAAGAATGTGGGTCATACCCTTTAG